The window TGTTAAAGAACGTGTTTCACTTCCAAATTATACAAAGGATAATTACCCTAAAACAACTCGCAGTGCGGTTTTAAACAAAGTTTTTGATATCGAAATAAAGGATACCCCACTTCCCGCAATGAAGCCGACCGACGTTTTAATCAAAGTGATGGCAGTTGGCATTTGTGGGTCAGATGTCCACTATTATGATACCGGTCATATTGGTGACTTCGTTGTTAAAAAGCCACTCATTCTTGGACATGAGAGTTCAGGGATCGTAGTCGCAACCGGTGATGAGGTCACCACCGTTAAACGCGGTGATCGAGTAGCAATTGAACCAGGTGTGCCATGTGGCCATTGCAATTATTGTCGAGAAGGTAAATACAATCTCTGCCCAAATATGAAATTTATGGCAACGCCACCAGTCGATGGTGATCTTTCCGAATTAATCGTTTACCCACAAGATTTTGTTTTCCCAATTCCTGATGAAATGCCATATGAAATTGCCGCATTAAACGAACCATTTTCCGTTGGCGTTCACGTTTGCCAGAAGCTAGACGTTAAGCCCGGAACCACAGCCTTTATTTCCGGAATGGGCGCCGTTGGTCTCCTTGCAATTCTTGCTTTTCGTCAGTTTGGTGTCGACCGGATCATTGTCAGCGACAGTGAGGATTTACGTCTTGAAACTGCTAAGAAGATGGGTGCCGATGAAATCATCGATATCCGAAAGACTGATTCGCTTGAAGAGATTATGTCTCTAACAAACAATGAAGGTGTTGACTACGTCATGGATGCTTCTGGTAATCCGGCAGCTGAACGCGAAGACCTCCGAGCACTAAAACGGGGTGGTAAAATTGCTTATGTTGGTGTGCCAACCACTGACAAAATTCCATTGGACATTCCTTTCATGACTGATCACGAAACGCAAATCTTCGGTATTTTCCGATATGCCAACACCTATGCATTGGGCGTTAAGATTCTGGCTAAACACCTCGACGTTCTTGAAAACTTATTGACTAATTACTACAGTTTAGATGAGACTCGTGATGCGCTTGAAGAAACCAGAACTGATAAGGGCGGCTCACTAAAAGTCATGATTTATCCCAACGAAAAATTGAGGAGTTAATATGTCATCGTTTAGACACGTCAAAGTGAAAAAGAGAATATGTTAATTTCTGAACGTTAAGGACATGAGTCAAATATTCTAATTTCGAATATTTGACTTATGTCCTTATCTTTTGAAATCTACTTTTCTACTATTATCGAATTAGATTGGGGAAATTATTATGGCAATTTTAATGGCCTTAATCCCACCATTAACTTGGGGATCAGTTGGCTTAATTTGTACAAAAATGGGTGGCTCAGCTGGCCAGCAGGTCTTAGGTGAATCGCTTGGCGCTTTAATCTTAGGTACCTTTATTTATTTAACATTCGTTATTCCACGCGGTGTTATTATAACTGATCGTATTTGGATCGTTGGCATCCTTTCAGGGCTGTTTTGGGCCGTTGGCACGTCTGAACAATTCATTGCGTTCAAAAAAATGGGGGTTTCTTCAGCGTTACCAATTTCAACAGCCGGTCAAATTATTTCAAATGCGCTGATGGCCGCAGCCGTTTTAGGTGAATGGATTACCGTTAAAATGTGGCTATTTGGGTCAATCTCAATTGCATTAATTACCATCGGTGCAATCTTGACAGCCGCACGTTCAACCTTAGATAAACATCAAGCCACTAAACGACCAGCAACTTACAATCAAGGAATGATCGTCTTAATTATTTCAACAGTTGGCTTTATGCTTTATTTTGTTTTTCCAAACCTGTTGGTCAAAGTTGGGTATATTAGTAACCATATTCATAACGCTAATAACGGCATCAATTATATGACTGCGATTGTGACCCCTCAAGCGGTCGGTCAAGTCATTGGTTCGATCTTAATTATTATCTTCTTATTCCACGAGCGAACCATCATGTTTCAGAAATACACCTGGAAAAACCTCACAACAGGCATTGATTGGGGTATCGGAAATTTATTTATGTTCATCTCCGCTGCTAACCCACTCATTGGCCAAGCGATGGCCACGACCCTCTCACAAACCGGCGTTATTATTGGCACGTTTGGCGGCATCTACCTGCTTCACGAATATAAAACCAAAGATCAAATGGTTCGTATCGTTATTGGTTCCGGACTAGTGATTTTAGGTAGCGTCCTGATATCAAATTTAAAAGCATTGGGTTAAAAAATATTGATGTTCTATTATCAAATAACCAGAGTGGACCAGCAAGCGGTTAGACCCCAGAATATAAGCCCCCTAACTTGATATTCCTGATTTTGAAATATCAAGTTAGGGGGCTTATATGGCCGGGGGCTGCTTGCTGGTCCACGTTTTAACTTAGTAACAAGTTCAACAAGATATTCCTGATTTTGGAATATTTTGATGATTCGGTTACACGACCGGAAATTGCCTTTTGTCCCGCGTTTTTGCTTGGTAACAATCGTGTTGACACTAACGGAAACTGGGCAAAATGACTTTTGTCTCTGCCCCAGTTATTTGATTTGATATGACCATCGACCAACAGTCATCTAAGGCCCTGCTTGGTCGTTTCGCGTTGTTCAATTGAAAATGGAATTTCAATCTGTCGAACATCCGTTATTTTCCGATTCGGTCGAATCAACTCATCAACCGCCATCTGTCCCATTAATCGAAAATTCTGAGTGACGCTGGTAATTTGCGGCCGGTTGCGAACACAAACTTGGGTGCCGTCAATTCCGATTACTGCTAAATCATCAGGAATGTGCTTACCAACATCTGCCATCCCGTTAATCAGCCCCAGCGCCGCATCATCACTGGTTGCCAAGACCGCTGATACGGGAATTGATTCTTGCTCAAAATACTGAACCGCTTGAATTCCTGACTCATAACTATACTTTCCGTCACCCTCAAATATCCATCGATCATCCGGCTTGATTCGAGATTCCGCCAAGGCCTTTTGATAACCTTGATAACGATTCACACCAATAAAATCCTTACTAATATCGGCACCAACAAACCCAATTTCGTGATACCCCTGATTAATTAAGAATTTAGTTGCTTGATAACCGATTTGAAAATCATTTGATGACACATATGAGATTTGATGATCACTGGCACTGGCAACTTCTTGCGGATAAATATTTGCTTGTTTGAGTTTATCGATAATTTCCTGATCAGGACGAACTGATAAAAAGAGAACCCCAAACACCCGACGCTCAATCATATTTTGGACGGTTCGACCAATACTTTCCTGATCGTCGCGCTCCGACATCATGATAATCACATCTAAACCATTGTGATTGGCTTCTTCCATAATGCCACGAATTACCTGATCATTTGCACCTGTTTCGGCCGGATAATTAATAACCCCAATCGTATTGTTAGTCGGACTGGCAAGATCAGCCGCTGATCGGTTCTTATAGTAACCAATTTCGTCGGCAATTTTTTTAACTCGCTTAGCTGTCTCTTCACTGTATCGCCCATGACCATTTAAAATGCGCGAAACAGAAGCGGAAGACAGTCCGGCAATTCTCGCAATGTCAGCAATTTTTGCCTATCCATCTGTTTCGAGTGATTTGCAATATTTGGTATAGCATGGTTATTTTAAACTTGGAAAGAGTCAATTTGAAGATTAGTGGAGATCAGGCCGATAAAAGCCTGGTCTTTTTTAGTTGGAAATAATGAATCAACTTGTTTGCGCAAGCAAGTAATTAATGCTAAACTTTTGTCAGCCATAAATGGAGAAGGTGATTATTGATGACAGATATAGAAATTGACGGGTTGATTGCAACAATCAACACGGCTTCACGTCAGCTGCAAACCTATTTGGATGAACAGTTAAAACCGTTGAAGCTGACATCGAG of the Oenococcus sp. UCMA 16435 genome contains:
- a CDS encoding NAD(P)-dependent alcohol dehydrogenase, coding for MDVKERVSLPNYTKDNYPKTTRSAVLNKVFDIEIKDTPLPAMKPTDVLIKVMAVGICGSDVHYYDTGHIGDFVVKKPLILGHESSGIVVATGDEVTTVKRGDRVAIEPGVPCGHCNYCREGKYNLCPNMKFMATPPVDGDLSELIVYPQDFVFPIPDEMPYEIAALNEPFSVGVHVCQKLDVKPGTTAFISGMGAVGLLAILAFRQFGVDRIIVSDSEDLRLETAKKMGADEIIDIRKTDSLEEIMSLTNNEGVDYVMDASGNPAAEREDLRALKRGGKIAYVGVPTTDKIPLDIPFMTDHETQIFGIFRYANTYALGVKILAKHLDVLENLLTNYYSLDETRDALEETRTDKGGSLKVMIYPNEKLRS
- a CDS encoding glucose transporter, with amino-acid sequence MAILMALIPPLTWGSVGLICTKMGGSAGQQVLGESLGALILGTFIYLTFVIPRGVIITDRIWIVGILSGLFWAVGTSEQFIAFKKMGVSSALPISTAGQIISNALMAAAVLGEWITVKMWLFGSISIALITIGAILTAARSTLDKHQATKRPATYNQGMIVLIISTVGFMLYFVFPNLLVKVGYISNHIHNANNGINYMTAIVTPQAVGQVIGSILIIIFLFHERTIMFQKYTWKNLTTGIDWGIGNLFMFISAANPLIGQAMATTLSQTGVIIGTFGGIYLLHEYKTKDQMVRIVIGSGLVILGSVLISNLKALG
- a CDS encoding LacI family transcriptional regulator, producing the protein MADIARIAGLSSASVSRILNGHGRYSEETAKRVKKIADEIGYYKNRSAADLASPTNNTIGVINYPAETGANDQVIRGIMEEANHNGLDVIIMMSERDDQESIGRTVQNMIERRVFGVLFLSVRPDQEIIDKLKQANIYPQEVASASDHQISYVSSNDFQIGYQATKFLINQGYHEIGFVGADISKDFIGVNRYQGYQKALAESRIKPDDRWIFEGDGKYSYESGIQAVQYFEQESIPVSAVLATSDDAALGLINGMADVGKHIPDDLAVIGIDGTQVCVRNRPQITSVTQNFRLMGQMAVDELIRPNRKITDVRQIEIPFSIEQRETTKQGLR